The genomic window CAATATTGTTATTCATTTTATATGCGAAACAATGATAGAATAAATGTAGCTTCAACAGAACTAGTTAAGTTACTTGAATAGATTGAAATTACAACTACAAGGGGATGAAACAGATGAGTATTGCTCTTTCAAGAAAGATTATCCAAATGGTTTCCTTCATAGGAATCGTTGCTACTATAATCGTAACTATCTACTTTTTAAAACTGGGGGTTTTCCAAGATACAAACGCCTTGAGAGGCTTGGTTGGAGATTCTGTTATCCTCGGACCGGTGATTTTTATGTTCATTCAAATCATTCAAGTCGTAATCCCGATTATTCCAGGTGGGATTAGTTGTGCCGCAGGCGTTCTGATTTTTGGTCCGGTTGCCGGTTTCATTTACAACTATGTTGGCATCGCAATTGGCTCTGTTATCATTTTCATGTTAAGTAAAAAATATGGTAAACCACTAGTACTTAGCTTGATTAGTGACAAAACCTATAACAAATACATTGGCTGGCTAGACAATGAAAATCGGTTTGAACGATTGTTTATTCTAGCAATTCTGTTCCCATTCTCGCCAGATGATGCTCTTTGCTTATTAGCTGGGTTGACGAAGATGTCTCTTAAAAAATTCACAGCCATCATCATTTTAGGAAAACCATTGTCCATCGCTATTTATAGCTTGGCACTGATCTACGGCGGTTCTTTCCTGAACTCTTTATTAGGCTTTTAGACCAGAAATCTTTATAATGAAACTAAGGTCGGGACGTTATTCTGTCCCGACTTTTTCAATCCATGAATAATGAAATAACAGATAGGATGAACCACGATGAATTATTTTAAAAACAGTCTAGTAAATATTATTGATTTTTTGAAGAGCACCACTGCCTATTTTCGTGATGTGTTACTGCTTCACGGCTTTATGCTCTTTATTTTACTCCCGTTTCTTTCGAGCCTAACACGTTTTATTCTACGTCAAGGAAAAATCGATTATCTATCCTACGATTCTATCGGAATTATTTTGAGCAAGCATCCCGCTGTACTCATTGCACTGCTGCTTGTTCTGGTAGCCATTCTGATCAGTGTCTTTGTAGAATTTACCTTCCTCCTTTTGAGTGTCTTCTTTATCAAAAAGAAAGAGCCGATTTCTTTGAAGCAGCTACTGGTCGGAACAATCAGTCAGCTGAAAAAAGTGAAACCAAGTACGATTCTTTTCTTTCTATTTTATTTCTTTCTCGTACTACCTTTGAGCGGGTTAAGCTTTAACTCTGATTTGCTTTCTAAAATAAAAATCCCAGCGTTTATCTTGGATTATATTTTTGCTAATCGTGTAATTATTATCGCTTCTGTGATTGTCGTTTATCTCCTATTGATTTATCTCTCTATCCGACTAATCTTTGCGCTACCAGAGATGATTCTAAGAGATTTGAGCTTTAAGGATGCGGTAAAAGAGAGCTGGAGCAGCACCAAGGGGCAGTTTCTAAAGGTACTTGGACAGTTCATTTTTATTGGTGGAACGATCTTAGTAGTCGCTGCTCTAGGTTATTCCCTGATTTTTCTTGCTCAAGCGGGAATAGAAGCCTATTTACCATCCTATGCACTCACCGGAGCAGTCGCCGCAATGACTTTGCTTCAAGCTATGTTTTTACTGAACATTGTATTATCGACCGTTGGGATTTTTTATATCACGATTGATTTTATGGATGATGAGGGCTTTCTCCCTGATCTTCCTTCTTGGTACAAAAGAGAAGAAGCCTTACCAGGCAAACCTTGGACATTTGGTAAAGTTGCGGGCTTTGCTTTCATAGCAACCCTTTTTGGTATCGGTGTCGGAACTTACAACACCAATTACTTGAGTAATTATTCCATTAAGAAGCCCTTGACGATTTCTCATCGCGGCGTAGATAATAGCAATAGCGTACAAAACAGCCTAGATGCTCTAAGAAAAACAAGCAAGTTAAACCCTTCGTATATTGAAATGGACATTCAAGAAACAAAGGATACGCAATTTGTCGTCATGCACGATTTCAATCTAAAAAAACTAACTGGGGTAAATAAACGACCAAACCAATTGACTCTAGCCGAACTTGAACAGCTGACTGCCAAAGAAAATGGCATGGAAGAAGCCGTTGTTTCTTTTGACGACTATCTGAGTGAGGCAAAAAAACTGGAGCAACCACTTTTGATTGAAATTAAAGCAACACCTCAAGACAGCCCGGATATGGTCGATCGTTTTGTCGCCAAGTATGGCGAAACGATTCTAGCAGAAAAACATATTCTTCATACCTTGACCTTTGATGTTGCAACAAAGCTGAAGGAACTGGAACCTCGATTTTATGTTGGGTATATCCTGCCTTTCAATATCGTAGGTCCGCCTATATCAACCGTTGACTTCTTTACAATGGAATTCACGACCCTGAATAGAAACTTCATTGACGCTGCTCATAACGACGGGAAAAAGGTCTATGCATGGACGGTAAATGATGAAGACACGATGACACGTATGATGTTCTACGGAGTTGATGGAATCATTACGGATTACATGGAGCTTTTAAATGATACAATCAAAACTGATTTGAAGGAACCAACCTATTCTGACAAGCTCTTTTACTTTGTTACAGGAATTGGGTAATCTGAGCAAGCAACACCTTCAAGCGAACGTATGAAATAAAAAAGACCTTCTGATGATCAACAGCTTTTGCTGACTATCAGAAGGTTTTTTCACTAGTTATTTTTCCCTTGCATCCGACTCTTACCGTCCTGACACATATAAAGCAACGGACAAATCTCACATTTTGGATTTCTTGCCAGACAATGGTATCGGCCAAAGAAAATCATCGTATGATGGGTTTTTACCCACAGTTCCTTAGGTACTTTCTTCATCAAGGTTTCTTCGACCTGAGTTACATTGGCATCTAGCTTACAGATACGCAATCGTTTGGAGACACGTTCAACATGGGTATCAACAGCAATCGCAGGTTCTCCAAATGCATCACCCATAACAACATTTGCTGTCTTTCGGCCTACGCCCGGCAGAGTAATCAACTCTTCTCGTGTTTTAGGCACCTCTCCCCCAAAACGTTCAATCAGCTGTGCTGCACAAGCCTTGATATTCTTACCTTTGTTACGATACAGACCGATCGTTTTGATTTTATCGATCAAGTCATCTAATGGCGCGGCAGCCATTGCTTCCGGAGTTGGATAAGCTGCAAATAATGCCGGTGTCGCTTTGTTGACCGACACATCGGTTGCCTGAGCACTGAGAATGACAGCAATCAGAAGTTCAAAAGGATTTTTATGCTGCAATTCCCCTACAGCTTCCGGAAACATCTCATACATGATCGTAATAGCTTCCATTGTTTTTTCTTTTGAAATCATATGAACCCTCCTATTCACTGTCCTCAGGATTCAACCAGTTATGCAAGGTCACTCGTGGCAGTTCCTCCTGTGTCTGACTTTCTTCCTCAATTTCCTTTTGAAGCAACGCTTGTTTGCGTTTCTTCTGATCATCAGCAACCTGTTCTTTCGTTGTGATGTTTTTTCTTTCCCAAGCCAAAAGAATTCTATCAATGTACTTCAAGCTATATGCTTGATTCAACACAGCCTCTTTTAGTGCCAGACGAATCAGCTCTGGTTTATAGCTGTCTGTTTCCAACCACTGACCAATCATTTCCAATTCTATTGGAGACAGCGGTCGAGAGAACTCCTTTTCAAAGCCCTGATAAAGCTCTTTGATCGCTTCTTCCTCTGTTTGCAGCTGCTTTTGAACTGTTTGCTTTTTCTGAACAGCTTCTATCTTCTGAAAGATTGGCAGCAAATCATAAGAATCCATCATCTGTCCCTGTTCGTTCTGCTTGGTATCAATTCGAACACAGCCTTTGATTACTAGCTCATTCAACAAGCGATAGATTGCTTCCTTGGGTTTCCCCATGATCTCACTGATTGCCATGAGATCCGGAAACAAATCTCCTTTGGACTGGGAACGATACAGCTGCAGCCAGAAAAGAAACTCTTCATCACTTAACCCGATTTTCTGGTAATGTTCAATTACCAGATTGGAAATCGTTGTTTCACCGGCTTCTAAATACTCTTGAATTGACAGCATGACCGCTCATTCCCCTCTTATACATTTATTCAGCAGTTTTACCGCTTCTTCTTCAACTCTCTCCAAGCTTCTTTTCAGTAAACCAACAGAAATTATTCTTTTATTTGATACACATCAAAATATACGGATTTCATATAGTCAATCAAGTAGCTTGACCGCAACGCTTCACCCGTTGCATTGACAATTAACTCATTTGGCTTCTTAGAAGCACCATAACGGTGAATTTTTTCTGTCATCCAATTGTAAATCGGCGCATAGTTATCTGACAAAAGAACATCGTCCATATTTATTTCTTGCTTCAACGTATGGTTCAATTGCGCTGCATACATATACCCTAGAGCATAAGATGGGAAGTAACCAAAGCTTCCGCCGGACCAGTGGACATCTTGAAGGATGCCTTCCAAATCATTTTCAGGACGAATCCCCAAATACTCTTCATACTTATCTGCCCAGATTTTTGGCAGCTCCTCCAAAGAAACTTCTTCATTGAAAATCATTTTTTCTATCTCATAGCGAATGATAATGTGCAACGGATAGGTCAGACTATCGGCTTCGATACGAATCAAGCTAGCTTTGGTTTCTTTCAAGCCTCTATAAAATGTATCAAAATCAATATCATCAAAAGTACCCTCTGTATATTTTTGGAACAGCGGGTATTGTTTTTTCCAGAAGCTTCTATTGCTACCTAAAATGATTTCATTAAAGAGTGACTGAGATTCATGGATCCCCATAGAAGCACCTGTTGATAATGGTGTGTAGTCGTATTTAGGATCGATGTTCTGCTCATAAATACCATGACCGGCTTCATGAATAACACCAAAAACAGCCATCGAGAAATTGTTCTCATCCCAACGTGTCGTAATCCGTGCATCGTTTCTGTTCAAATCCAGCATAAATGGATGAACTGTGTCGTCCAGACGACCTTTTGAGAAATCATAGCCTAATTGCTGAGCTACATCAATGACAAATCGTTTCTGTTGTTCTTTCGAAACATGACGCGATAGAAAATCAGTGCGAGGAACTGTCCCTTTTTCTGCAATCTCTTGTCTGATAGTCATAATCCCAGTCTTCAGCTCTGAAAATAGCTGATCCAACTTCTCAACAGTTAATCCTGGTTCATATTGATTCAGTAATACATCATAGGGCGTCTTTTCTTCTTTTTGCCAATGAGGGATGAACTCCTTCAAAAAACTAATCAGATTCCCAATCGCTGTTTTCATCTCAGCAAAGTCTTTCTTGTCTCTCGCATTCAACCACGCCGTATGCGCCTTAGAAATTTCTCCATGATAGGCTTCCATTTTCTCTGGTGCAATACTATAGTTGCGCTCATACTCTTCCTTGACCTCATTGAATACTTCACTGCCAACCTCAGATAACTCATCAGGATGTTCAGAAAAATAGGCAACCGCCTCTTGGATGACCGGACCCGTATTTTTTTCGAAAGCCAGCTTGTTCAAATAACCGACAACATCGCCTCGAAAACTACTTGATACATCCGGCATTCCTGTCTGTCCATCCCACTCCAACAGTCCTAATGCCTGATTCAGCATATCGATTTCTTTTATCTCTCTTAGAAATGATGTTTCATTCATGATTATCCCTCGTTTTCTGTTCTTGGTTTTCTCGGTGGGCGCTGCCCCCAAAATTGGAATAGATCTGTTCGCATAGCACCGTTATAAAGCTTTCTCTTCTTCGTTGCTTTTTCCCCATAATATTGCTCAAAGGTTAAATCACTCGTCAGGATATATTTACTCCAGGTTTTCAACGGACGGAAGACCTGTCCCATTTCTTTATATAGTTCTCTTACTGTTTCTTCATCGCCTAGACGTTCACCATAAGGAGGATTAGCCACAATGACGCCATACTCTTTATCCGTAGAAAAATCCTTGAGTGCCAGCTGTTTAAATTGGATTGAATCGCCTAAGCCGATTTCCTCCGCATTTGCTCGTGCAATTTCAATCATTCTGCCATTGATATCTGAACCGGTAATATCCAATACAACATCGTAATCCGCTTGCTCTTCTGCTTCAGCGCGCACTTTTTCGATGACGGATGGATCGAACCAATCCCATGCTTCAAACGCAAATTCACGATTGAAGCCCGGTGCGATATTATGTCCCATTAACGCGGCTTCGATACAGAGTGTACCCGAACCACAAACCGGATCATAAAACGGACGATCTTTCCGCCAATTCGTCAGCGTGACCAATGCTGCAGCCATGTTCTCTTTCAAAGGTGCACCACCTTTCTCCAAACGATAGCCGCGTTTAAAGAGACTTGGTCCCGTTGTATCAAGCGTGATCATTACATGGTCTTTTAATAAAGCAACTTCCAATTGGAAGAAGGCACCACTCTCTGGCAACGGAACACTGGCCGGACGATGGTATACCTCACGCAATCGATTAACGATTGCACGCTTCGTGATTGCCTGACAATCCGGCGTGCTGTATAGTTTTGATTTAATCGATTTTCCTGCTACAGGAAATTCTGCATCAAATGGCAGGAAATCCTCCCAGGGCAATGCCTTAACCTGTTCAAATAACTCATCAAAACTGTAAGCATCGAATTCACCAACGACAATTTTGACACGGTCCGCTGTTCTCAGCCATAGATTTGCAGTCGCGATGGTTTCCATAGTTCCTTCAAAACGTGCTCGACCATTTTCTACCTGACACGGAATCCCGAGATCCTTTAATTCTTTTCCGACCAATGCCTCAAGTCCACTGGCTGCGGTTGCAACAAGCTGGTATTTTTTTTCCGTCATATTTGTTCTCCTATCTGTTTATTGATTCTTGCCATTACGTCTATGTAATGAAGCATCATTATTTATTTGTCTCTTCTATGTTACCTATTCACTGATACTAAACGTAAAGCTTAAGCAACGAATACACCATGAACAGTTCTTCGCCAATGATGACCATTTTGAAGCAGCAGGAGATGTACACTCTTGCTCCAATCATCCCTATTCGTAAAAAAAGCCTTCACAACAATGTTGGAAGGTCAGCCTGATTGCCTGTAATTTTCTATAAGCCATGTTCTGTATCAGAATTTTCTCAGGTAAAAAAACTGATGGTTACCATCTATCTGCAGAAGTATTCTGCCTCTCCTACTCGTTCATTTCCTTTAGAAGAGTGCCCCTACCAAAATTTGGGTTGCTCGCTCGAGGGGTTTACCGCGTTCCACCAGTACGGTTTCCCGTACTGCTTCGTCACTGTGGCACTTTCAAGGATACTCAGACATAGCCGAAGCCTTAGCCGTTTTTTCCTGCCGTTACTCTGAAAGAGTACCTTAGCTTATGGTTTCGCTAAGCACGAACACTACAGACATCTCAGTCTGTGCGAGCATGGACTTTCCTCAGCCTGATTACTCAGACCGCGGTAACCCGAAAATTACAGGAATCTTATCCTAAAAAATTAAAATTGACGTGTTTCAGAATTATCAGCTTGTTGCTGAGGTGCTGGTTCATACGATGGTGCAGCTGCACGTGTTGGTGCCGGCGTGTCATCTAGTTTTTTACCAAAGACTTCTCTTTCAAGATTAGACAATCTCTTCAAAATATCAAAGTTTGTCACCGCTGCACTCTTAGGAGCTTCTTGCATACCAGCGCTTCTTGAAGGCATTGTTTGTGATACCTTAGATGCTTGCTCAAGCTTTGCAGTCAATCGACTGTTTTCTTCTTGCAAAGCCAAAATATCTTTATTGAATGCCTCATAGTCTTTAATGACGTTGTCTAAAAACTCATCTACTTCGATTGGATCGTAACCACGCATTTTTGATTTAAATTCTTTTTGTAAGATTTCCTTTGGGTTGTATATTAAATTTGCCATATCTACACCTCATTATATTCTTTACTCGTTATCCCAATTCATAATTCAACATTTTCATTGTATCTAAAAATAGCCGGAAAATCAAACAGATTCTTTATTCATGAGAAAAATTTTGTAAATCGTCCATGGAAATTAATCGATTTTCATAAAAGTGCGTTTCTGAAAAGGCTTCCGCTTCCTGTAGAAAGAACATGTTCTTTCCCGGATACTCTTTATCATAGATCATCAACGCTGCTTGAGAGTGCTCTAAAATGAATTTCGTGTGCCCTTTTAGCTGGGCAGGAGACTGATATGGCTTACGGCTAACAAAATCAACATAATCCGCTTGCCTTACTATTTTTTCTAATAATAGCTTATTTTTCTCGTTCCAGTTCTCTCCGAATCCCTGAAAAGGAAACAAAATGCCTAATTTGACCTCATACTCCTTTTTCATTTCAGCAATAACCTCGCCAGCCCAAAGCTCTGTCCCAAGATTTCCGGCAATTAAAAACCACTCGACACCTTCTTCAAGAAAATTAATCAATTCACTTTTTAACACTTTTTTAATAACCGCTACTTTTGGATCATTTTCTTGGAAAACATTCAACTCAAAGCTACGATATCCCGTGACAAAAACTGTTTTTACGACTTCCATAAGACTTTCCTTTTCTTTCATGTACATTTTTTGATATAATATTCGCTAGGAGTGTGATAAATATGGTTTTTCATTATCCAAATGGAACCCCCTTTAACAATAATGAAGCATTGAAGAAGAAAAAACAAGAAAAAAAGAAGTCAATCGATTTTGGTAAGCGGGGCATGGATTTTGAAGAGGAGATCAATCAGAGCAATAGCTTCTATTTGAACCGTGGACTCGCAGTCATCCATAAAAAGCCTACTCCTGTTCAAATCGTAAAGGTGGATTATCCACGTAGAAGTGCTGCTGTTATAAAGGAAGCGTATTTTAGACAAGCTTCCACTACAGACTATAATGGTGTCTATAACGGTCTCTATTTAGACTTCGAAGCAAAGGAAACAAAAAATAAAACATCTTTTCCTTTCAAAAATTTTCATGAGCATCAAATCATTCATATGAAGCAATGTATTGCACAGCAGGGAATTTGTTTTGTTCTGCTGTGGTTTTCATCTTTAAACCGTTGCTTTTTTCTAAGCGGTGAGCGCCTGATTCATTACTGGTCAGAGCAACAAACTGGAAAAAAATCTCTGCACCTAAGTACGTTGGAAACAGAAGGAATCGAGATCAGTATTGGTCTGGCACCTAGAGTCCCTTATCTGGAAGCAGTTGATAAATATATTCGAACAATGAAGTGAAACATGTTCAAACAAAAAGGAGCAATTAAAATATGGCAAGCGAATTCGGGACACGATCCCAAAAACATGGTAATTTCTCACCAACAGAAACCCCTGGTGGAACGGGAAAACCAAAAAAGAAAAAAAGCATTTTTGTGAAAATATTAATCGGTCTTGTTGCGTTGGGTTTCATCGGGCTTTTAAGTGGTGTCGGTCTCTTCTGGTTTTATGCAAAAGACGCGCCGGAGCTTGATGAATCCAGATTAAGCGATACAGTTTCTTCTAAACTTTACGATATCAACAATGAAGTTTTCGAAGACCTAGGATCGGAAAAACGTGAAATCATTCAGCCAAACGATGTGCCTCAGCTATTGAAGGATGCCGTTGTATCCGTCGAGGATAAACGTTTCTATAAGCATAATGGCGTCGATCCAATTCGAATCGCCGGCTCTCTTTTCTCAAATCTAAAAACCGGTGGTCTGCAAGGTGGTAGTACGCTGACCCAGCAGCTGATCAAGCTCTCCTTTTTCTCAACAAAGGCTTCTGACCAAACGTTGAAAAGAAAAGCACAAGAAGCTTGGATGGCCTTAGAATTAGAGCGAGAAAATTCAAAATCAGAAATCCTTACCTATTATATAAATAAAGTGTATATGGCAAATGGCGTTTATGGTATGGAGACGGCTTCACAAACCTATTTTGGTAAACCTTTGGCAGAATTAAACCTACCACAAACTGCTCTTCTTGCTGGTATGCCACAAGCACCGAATGATTACGATCCTTATACCAGCCCTGAATTGGCGAAAGAGCGACGCGATGTCGTCCTTTTAACAATGAAACAAAATGAAAAAATCACAGAGGATGAATACAATCAAGCGGTTGCTGCACCCGTTGAAGATGGGTTACAACCACTTAACCAAACAACAGCCGATCGTAAGGTCATCGATAACTATGTAACAGAGGTCATTGCAGAGGTTGAAGAAAAGACTGGGAAAAACGTTTATACTGATGGGTTAGACATCTATACGAATCTGGATATGAAGGCCCAAAAATATCTATTTGATATTATCAATACAGATCAGTATGTAGAATATCCTGATGCAGATATGCAAGTTGCCTCGACTGTTATTGATGTCAAAACCGGGCAAGTGAAGGCGCAAATTGGCCGACGAAACATCCCTGATGACGCACAGTTAACGAACAATCTTGCAGTTAATACCGGAAGAGATATTGGCTCAACTATGAAACCAATGGTTGATTATGGTCCTGCAATTGAATACCTGGATTATTCTACAGGGAAAATATTGGTTGATAAGCCGACAACTTATGCTGGAACCTCTACTTCTGTATACAACTCAGACCTGCTTTATTCTGGTGCTATGACGATGCGAAAAGCCATCGTCTACTCAAGAAATACAACAGCGGTCCAAACCTTTGATGCTGTTGGTGGAGAAAAAGCTGCTGAATTCTTAAAAGGACTCGGGATTGAATTCAATCCTATTGAGCAAGCCAACGCAATTTCAAGTAATACCAGCGATTTAGGTGATGGAAAATATGGCGTTTCTTCATTAAAGCTGGCGGCAGCCTATGCGGCATTTGGTAATGGTGGAACCTATAACAAACCTTATTATGTCAGTAAAGTCGTCTATCAAGATGATTCTGTCGATGAGTTTACTACTGAAAGTTCACGAGCAATGAAAGACTCTACTGCCTATATGATGACAGACATGTTGAAAGACGTGATTACTGAGGGATACAACAACGCAGCGATCGATGGACTGATTCAAGCAGGTAAAACCGGAACCTCTAACTATTCTGATGAAGACCTTGTACGAATGGGTAGAGTCGGAGAAACAGAAATCGCTCCTGACAGCAGCTTTGTTGGATACAGTACACATTATGCTATTTCTGTTTGGACGGGATATGAGGAGCGCGATACCCCAATTCCTTCTGAATATTGGGGCACTGCCTCTGATATCTACCGAGAAATGATGCTTTACCTTTCTCAAAATGTACCAAACGATGATTGGGAAATGCCTGACAGCGTGGTTCGTATTGGTTCTGAACTGTATGTCAAAGGCGCGCAGACACAAGTACCGGTTTATACGAGTGAACTACCTGCGAGCACATTCAGTTCTGAATCCAGTGTTGAGAGCTCATCTAGTTCATCCAGTTCAAGCACTTCAGTAGAACCAACGCCGACTCCAACTCCGGAGCCGTCATCTGAAGAACCTGAACCAGAGCCATCGTCTGAAGAACCGCCCGCATCAAGCGAGGAACCTGAACCAGAGCCAACACCTGATCCGACACCAACTCCTACTCCAACACCTTGACGGATCAGCAGGAATTAAGAATTAGAAAAACCTCTGAGGCACTTCTTTTGAACGTGTTTCAGAGGTTTTTGTCATGCAAAAAACACATCTAGCCTCAATTAGCTAGATGTGCATTCATTTTTCAATCACGTGATTTCCTTATTGACCTATCAGCGTTGCTATTTCTGATTTTCTAAAGCGGCACCAACAAATCCTTTGATTAGTAGCTGTGGACGGTTGGGACGGGATATCAATTCTGGATGGAATTGACAGCCAACAAAGAATTTCTTTTCAGGTATTTCAACGATTTCAACTAAGCGGTTGTCTGGCGACACGCCTGAGAATACCAGTCCGTTATCTTCAAAAAGCTGACGGTATTTATTGTTGAACTCATAGCGGTGACGGTGGCGTTCTTGTACAACCTCTTGTTCACCATATGCCTGTGCTGTTACACTGCCCTTTTTCAACTTACATGGATATAAGCCCAAACGAAGTGTACCACCGAGGTTTTCAATATTTTCCTGATCAGCCATTAGATCAATGATATTGTTTGTGATATCCGGATTTGTTTCAGCAGATCCGGCATCTTCCAAGCCAACGACATTACGTGCAAACTCCACACAGGCCATCTGCATACCCAAGCAGATACCCAAGAATGGCACATCTTTTTCACGCGCATAACGGATCGCCTCGATCTTACCCTCGATCCCACGGTCACCAAAACCACCGGGAACTAAGATGCCATCTGCTTCACCAAGAAGCTCGTCTACATTTTCTGCAGTAACGTTTTGCGAATCGACCCAGTTAATGTCGATATCTGAATCAAACGCAAAGCCCGCGTGTTTCAGTGATTCAACCACTGAAAGATAAGCGTCAGGCAATTCAACATATTTTCCAACCAAAGCAATGGTTGTTTTCTTCTTCAGATTTAACACTTTTTCTTCTAATGCACGCCAGTCTTCCATATCTGCCTGCGGAACATCTAATTTCAAATGATCACAGACGATCTGATCCAT from Enterococcus sp. 9E7_DIV0242 includes these protein-coding regions:
- a CDS encoding TVP38/TMEM64 family protein, translating into MSIALSRKIIQMVSFIGIVATIIVTIYFLKLGVFQDTNALRGLVGDSVILGPVIFMFIQIIQVVIPIIPGGISCAAGVLIFGPVAGFIYNYVGIAIGSVIIFMLSKKYGKPLVLSLISDKTYNKYIGWLDNENRFERLFILAILFPFSPDDALCLLAGLTKMSLKKFTAIIILGKPLSIAIYSLALIYGGSFLNSLLGF
- a CDS encoding glycerophosphoryl diester phosphodiesterase membrane domain-containing protein, whose protein sequence is MNYFKNSLVNIIDFLKSTTAYFRDVLLLHGFMLFILLPFLSSLTRFILRQGKIDYLSYDSIGIILSKHPAVLIALLLVLVAILISVFVEFTFLLLSVFFIKKKEPISLKQLLVGTISQLKKVKPSTILFFLFYFFLVLPLSGLSFNSDLLSKIKIPAFILDYIFANRVIIIASVIVVYLLLIYLSIRLIFALPEMILRDLSFKDAVKESWSSTKGQFLKVLGQFIFIGGTILVVAALGYSLIFLAQAGIEAYLPSYALTGAVAAMTLLQAMFLLNIVLSTVGIFYITIDFMDDEGFLPDLPSWYKREEALPGKPWTFGKVAGFAFIATLFGIGVGTYNTNYLSNYSIKKPLTISHRGVDNSNSVQNSLDALRKTSKLNPSYIEMDIQETKDTQFVVMHDFNLKKLTGVNKRPNQLTLAELEQLTAKENGMEEAVVSFDDYLSEAKKLEQPLLIEIKATPQDSPDMVDRFVAKYGETILAEKHILHTLTFDVATKLKELEPRFYVGYILPFNIVGPPISTVDFFTMEFTTLNRNFIDAAHNDGKKVYAWTVNDEDTMTRMMFYGVDGIITDYMELLNDTIKTDLKEPTYSDKLFYFVTGIG
- the nth gene encoding endonuclease III; translation: MISKEKTMEAITIMYEMFPEAVGELQHKNPFELLIAVILSAQATDVSVNKATPALFAAYPTPEAMAAAPLDDLIDKIKTIGLYRNKGKNIKACAAQLIERFGGEVPKTREELITLPGVGRKTANVVMGDAFGEPAIAVDTHVERVSKRLRICKLDANVTQVEETLMKKVPKELWVKTHHTMIFFGRYHCLARNPKCEICPLLYMCQDGKSRMQGKNN
- a CDS encoding DnaD domain protein; its protein translation is MLSIQEYLEAGETTISNLVIEHYQKIGLSDEEFLFWLQLYRSQSKGDLFPDLMAISEIMGKPKEAIYRLLNELVIKGCVRIDTKQNEQGQMMDSYDLLPIFQKIEAVQKKQTVQKQLQTEEEAIKELYQGFEKEFSRPLSPIELEMIGQWLETDSYKPELIRLALKEAVLNQAYSLKYIDRILLAWERKNITTKEQVADDQKKRKQALLQKEIEEESQTQEELPRVTLHNWLNPEDSE
- a CDS encoding carboxypeptidase M32, whose amino-acid sequence is MNETSFLREIKEIDMLNQALGLLEWDGQTGMPDVSSSFRGDVVGYLNKLAFEKNTGPVIQEAVAYFSEHPDELSEVGSEVFNEVKEEYERNYSIAPEKMEAYHGEISKAHTAWLNARDKKDFAEMKTAIGNLISFLKEFIPHWQKEEKTPYDVLLNQYEPGLTVEKLDQLFSELKTGIMTIRQEIAEKGTVPRTDFLSRHVSKEQQKRFVIDVAQQLGYDFSKGRLDDTVHPFMLDLNRNDARITTRWDENNFSMAVFGVIHEAGHGIYEQNIDPKYDYTPLSTGASMGIHESQSLFNEIILGSNRSFWKKQYPLFQKYTEGTFDDIDFDTFYRGLKETKASLIRIEADSLTYPLHIIIRYEIEKMIFNEEVSLEELPKIWADKYEEYLGIRPENDLEGILQDVHWSGGSFGYFPSYALGYMYAAQLNHTLKQEINMDDVLLSDNYAPIYNWMTEKIHRYGASKKPNELIVNATGEALRSSYLIDYMKSVYFDVYQIKE
- a CDS encoding THUMP domain-containing class I SAM-dependent RNA methyltransferase; this translates as MTEKKYQLVATAASGLEALVGKELKDLGIPCQVENGRARFEGTMETIATANLWLRTADRVKIVVGEFDAYSFDELFEQVKALPWEDFLPFDAEFPVAGKSIKSKLYSTPDCQAITKRAIVNRLREVYHRPASVPLPESGAFFQLEVALLKDHVMITLDTTGPSLFKRGYRLEKGGAPLKENMAAALVTLTNWRKDRPFYDPVCGSGTLCIEAALMGHNIAPGFNREFAFEAWDWFDPSVIEKVRAEAEEQADYDVVLDITGSDINGRMIEIARANAEEIGLGDSIQFKQLALKDFSTDKEYGVIVANPPYGERLGDEETVRELYKEMGQVFRPLKTWSKYILTSDLTFEQYYGEKATKKRKLYNGAMRTDLFQFWGQRPPRKPRTENEG
- the gpsB gene encoding cell division regulator GpsB, which codes for MANLIYNPKEILQKEFKSKMRGYDPIEVDEFLDNVIKDYEAFNKDILALQEENSRLTAKLEQASKVSQTMPSRSAGMQEAPKSAAVTNFDILKRLSNLEREVFGKKLDDTPAPTRAAAPSYEPAPQQQADNSETRQF
- a CDS encoding SLOG family protein, which translates into the protein MEVVKTVFVTGYRSFELNVFQENDPKVAVIKKVLKSELINFLEEGVEWFLIAGNLGTELWAGEVIAEMKKEYEVKLGILFPFQGFGENWNEKNKLLLEKIVRQADYVDFVSRKPYQSPAQLKGHTKFILEHSQAALMIYDKEYPGKNMFFLQEAEAFSETHFYENRLISMDDLQNFSHE
- the recU gene encoding Holliday junction resolvase RecU; the protein is MVFHYPNGTPFNNNEALKKKKQEKKKSIDFGKRGMDFEEEINQSNSFYLNRGLAVIHKKPTPVQIVKVDYPRRSAAVIKEAYFRQASTTDYNGVYNGLYLDFEAKETKNKTSFPFKNFHEHQIIHMKQCIAQQGICFVLLWFSSLNRCFFLSGERLIHYWSEQQTGKKSLHLSTLETEGIEISIGLAPRVPYLEAVDKYIRTMK